In Telopea speciosissima isolate NSW1024214 ecotype Mountain lineage chromosome 10, Tspe_v1, whole genome shotgun sequence, the DNA window TGGAAGAAGACTGCAATTTGAAAGAACACAGGCTTAGATGGTAAGAACTTCATCCcaagccttctatttataatattcaaAAGCTTGAAAGACACGTAAACTTGGGgaacaagtaaacaaaacagataaaatacccaaaatacccttatcgggttacatatcTCAACAGAGTtgtgttccggtcaaaccttattcgataccatgtccaagaacaatatacacttTAGTACGGAATCAGAGTGGGGAGAATAATTGCCTTGTCATTAATAATAGaggcccactttatttataatgagaattACAACCCCAAGGGCAAACTAGTCCACTAGGGAAAAATAATGGaataaacaaaaccctaatgTACAGAGAAATTATTCCAATCCCAcggttctcaacactcccccctcaagttggtgctaagatatcaaacatgcccaacttggaaaccaGTGGGTGGAATATTTTACAATTTAAGCCCTTGGTAGAGACATCAACTAGTTGGTCACCAGAACTGACATAAGGGATGCATATGATTCAttgttccagcttctctttgatgaagtgtctatcgatctcaacatgtttagtccgatcatgctgaacaggatTGTGAGAAATGCTAATAGAGGCTTTGTTGTCAGAATAGAGATGCATAGGGTCATCACTGAGAATTCccaaatcacccaaaaaaactCTTAAGCCACATAAGCTCGCAGATCCCTTGTGCCATGGCACGAAGTTCAGCTTCTACACTGGAGCGGGAGACAACTGCCTGTTTTTTGCTATGCCATGTAACAAGGTTTCCACTaagaaaggaacaatagcctGAGGTGGATCGCCTATCAtcgatggatccagcccaatcagcatcggtgaaaattttcaacttcaaGTGACCATTACGGGAAAAATGAATTCCCTTTCCTCGGGCAGATTTCAAGTATCTCAGGATGCGATGAATTGCATCAAGATGGGATGTCCTGGGATCATGAAGGAATCGACTAACAATGCCCACAACATAAGCTATATCCGGTCTGGTATGGGATAAGTAAATTATCTTTCCCACTAGTCTCTGGTATTGTTCCCTATCAACTGGGTCACCCATAGCAGCACATAACTAATGATTAACCTCGATGGGAGAATCGGCAGGTTTACACCCCGATATACCAGTGTCTTGTAGAAGATCCAAGACGCATTTTCGTTGAGAGATGAAAATACCCTTGTCCGACCTTGCAACTTTGATCCCTAGAAAATACCGAAGAGGAGCCAGGTCCTTGGTTTCAAACTCCTTAGCAAGTAGGGTCTTCCAATGGGAAATCACAGCATTACtattctcaattatgacaataTTGTAAACATAGACGAAAAGAGCAATGACCTGAGAACCACTCCTTTTTACGAACAAGGTGTGATTAGACAGACTTTGTTTATACCCCAATTTCTGCATAGCCTAtaggaaccggccaaaccatgccctgAGCGATTGCTTGAGACCATACAAATATTTCTTCAACTTGTAAACACAACCAACAACAGATGGAAAAGAGAAGCCAGAAGGTGGATCCATATAGACTTCGTCTTCCAAGTCGCCATTcaggaatgcatttttaacatctagctGCTAAAGGTCTGACCCCAAATTAGCTGCACAGGAGAGTAAGCTCGGACCGAATTCATCTTTGCTATAGGGGCAAATGTTTCTTGATAATCGATCCCGTAGGTTTGGGTgaatccctttgcaaccagacgagCCTCGTATCTATCACTTCTCCCATCTGATTTCTGCTTGACTGTGAACACCCACTTACAACTGACCAATTTCTTCCCTGCAGGGCGAGGAACAAGCTCTCAGGTACCATTTTTGTCCAAAGCCCGCATTTCTTCTTCCATGGCAGCTTTCCACTTTTGATCTGTAATGGCGTCTTTCCACTCCTGCGGGATAGACACCGAAGACAAGGAGGAGACAAATGCCCAATAGGAGGAGACAAGGATtcataagaaacaaagtgaGAAATGAGATGTTGAGTGCATGAGCGAACACCTTTCTTAAGAGCAATGGGCTGGTTATCATGTAAAGAAATAGTAGAATTAGGTAAATTATCATAAGTAGGagaatcattacctgatggAGGAGGCGGATTTGGTGCAGGCGCCACGCTGGGTAATGGTGGATTGTTTAAGGTTCCTTGCTTCTTGGATCTCATCCGAGTGTAGGTCCTGAGATCTTGAGAAGCAGGAATAGTTGCACCTGTATTTTCAATAATAGGCTCCCCCTGGCAAGGGATTTCCCAAGAAACAACTGGAAAATCACTATCAACAACCATAGGAACAAAAGGATATATCACCTCTTCTCCCTCAAgactctccccctaaagaggtgtcATGATATGGTTCAGATTCATGAAAGGTGACATCCATGGTGACATAGAGACGGCGAGTAAAAGGGTGATAACATCTGTAACCATTCTGAAAGGCCGAATAACCAAGAAAGATGTACCTAAGGGCACGAGGATCCAACTTGgaacaagaaggagaagaattgtGTGCAAAGCAAACACACTCAAATATTTTGGGAGGAAGGGAAGAGGCAATGGTAGGGtcaggaaggaaggagagaggagtTTTGAAGTTTAGAACACTGGAGTGCATACTGTTaatgagataggcagcagtgaGAACTGCATTTCCCCAATACATTTTTGGAACACCAGTGGTAAACATCAAGGTACGGGTAACATCCAAGAGGtggtgatttttcctttcagggATGCCATTTTGTTTAGGGGTTCTTACACAAGAAGTCTGGGAGAGAATACCATGGGAAGAGAGATACATATTAGGTACCATTAGCACTACGAAGTATTCTAACAATAGCATTAAATTGAGTACAAAGCATAGTATGAAAAGacttaaaacatgaaaaagcaTCAGATTTGTGATGATGAAGATAAACCCATGTAAGACAAGTACAGTTATCAATAAAAGTAATGAACCAACGACATCCATTGCGTTCAACAATCCCAGAGGAACCACAAATATTAGAATGTataacagaaaaaggaaaatcacTATTACTATCACTAATAGGGTAAGAATTCCTTGTGTGTTTAGCAAACTCACACACATCACAATTCAATTGTTCCAAACCACAAATCCTAACTAAATCATGAAACATAGAACGTCAAATATGAAATGAAGGATGGCCCAAGTAGCGATGCCAATGAACGAGCTTTGTCAAAGCACTATTAGAACGGAGAGTATGAGCAAAAAACGGCACTCGAACCATCTCTCTCCTTTTGGAAGGTACCAACATCCTCAGGGTGTACCATATGGATGGGATGATAAAAACCAATTGCTGCCAAAGGGTTGTCAAGGCAGTGTAATAGGCAGTGAGTGAGAGTTCCTTCTGGGAAGTATTGCGAACTTGTCAACGAATCTCATAAATTTGGGCATAGTTTCTTGCCTGTGAGAAGGTTTGGCGAACAGCATCCCATAGATCCTTGGCAGAATTAAAGAGAGCAAAACTTGGGCTAACTGAAGGATCCATGGAGTTGATTAGGAAAGACATtaccaaaaataatttgaagacCAAGTGATAGCTGTTGTAGGGTCAGTAGGCTTTGGAGTATCTCCTATAACAAGTCCGGCATAGCTGTGTCAGCGAAGAGTGAGAAGGCAGGCACGAAACCAAGTGAGATAATTCAGGCTAGTTAACTTGATAGGGCCTGACTGAAGAGTATTAGACTGCCCAATAGAAGAACCATTACGTCCAAGAGAGGGTATGGAGGTATTACTCGTAGAGGTGACACTTGCATTGTCATCGCCCATGGTGAAGTACAGTACAGAAGCTACCTGAGCACCAAAGAGACCAAAGCAAGGGGCGCAACGGCAATGCCGGGACAAAGGGAGCCGGCGGAAGAGGGGAGCGGGGATCTAAGATCGCGGCAAAAAAACGACGCCGAGAAGAGAAGGGCCGGCGGATGAGAGGCGCAACGGAAACGACGCTGGATAGAGAAGGGCTGGCGGATGGGGCACAGCGATCTAGTGACACGGCAACAACACTGACAGAGGAGAGTCGACAGTGGAGGCGCGACGACATGGAAGTCACGGCAGAGCAAGGCACAACGATGGGGTGCGGCGGCAGCACCGACAGAGGAGGGCCAGCGGTGGAGGCACAATGACGTGGATTGCTGCGGAGAACGGCACAACGAAAGGAGATCGCGGCGGCAGCACCGACCAAAGGGAAGGGGCGGCGACTTGGGTCATGGCGGAGGACGGCACAGCGACAGGGGTCGCAGCGGTAGCACCAGCCAAGGGAGAAGGGCTGATGGTTGAAGCACGGCGAGTTGAGAGTCGCGACTGTCAAGGCAGCGTCGGAAGAACGTGGTGCAATGATCGTCTACCATGCTAGACAGGGAAGCTGAGCCTCAAAAGCAGTAGCGGCGGCGGCGGAGGAATGGAAAGCAATGCGAAAAGAAAGCCAAAagaattttttgggtttcgtgctctgataccaaattcgGAATCAGAATGAGGAGAATAATTggcttgtcattaatgacagaggcccactttatttataatgagaattACAACCCCAAGGGCaaactagtccattagggaaaataatagaataaacaaaaccctaatgTAAAGAGAAATTATTCCAATCCCACGGTTCTCAAcaactatcaaacttgggtcaaaactacaagtattattttgagtgttctctatacgaaactaatgcatggattgggttcaaaatgtgaaaaataggcatcacaacaagaatcagggccaGAATAAGAATTATGGGccttgaaaccaaggtttcgaatTAGCTTGgagaaagtaccaggtttcgaccaagatATGGTTTCTGGGGTGGTCGAAACCAATGTCGGCACCAAGTTCCTGAACCTTGATCAAATGGCCAGATCAGCAAATAGGCCAAGTCCTAATAAAAGCAATCCCGTATGCAGCCTTAATACCCATAGTTTAggtccattaaagtggcctattacattgaaaacccatgaactaaaggcccaacatgtatacgacccaaccctagacttactcctaagcaaacaagccccttttggtgatgtatctacAGCCTTTCTATGATACTTCTCTAAAATCCACAAAATTAGCTCTCATGTCTCGCATACCTTCTTCAATACCTCCTACAATAGATCTGAGGCATGATTCATTAAAGAAATTCTAAGGAAGATGAAGGAGAGATCCAACTATGTCTTGCTAGGGGCAAATACACGGGTAGAGTAAAGCCAATCTATGAGCACCGTTGCGCGCTGTAGTTTTTCAGCTGGGTTGTGGTGCTGGATTCGTGCAAAGTCATAATTCATTGGTTGATTGCATCACCATttccatattttaattttgtgtaACGATTTTACCATGAACGCACTGCTTTCTGCCGCTTCTATTATTGTTTCTAGATTGGCCGTAAGCACCATCCAATACCTTTTTTTCTTGGCAACTAGCTTTCATgttttaagaaaacaaaagctCAACTAAACCCTCACTTAAATTGTTTTGAGGATGGACAAGAGAATCACCCTCACCCCACCCACTACAAGTTTATTGAATCAACATGAAAAACtctttgttttggtttgaaTGAATATCATCTTTCATTGAAAGTAGCAAGTCATAGATATGTGGAACAATCTCCATCATTAAGATCTTAGGTTTGGCTCAGGTCTTAGCTTTAATACCAAATATTGCAGTTCAAGGTTCTCGAAGCAAAAACTACAACCATAATCAATATAGAAGTCGGTAGAATCAGGAAATGGGCAGAATTGTCAATCAATTAATCTTTGAGATCTTGATAATCTAAAGATCTAACTTCTAAGGAACAAATCTAGGATCAATCCAATAAATTGAAGAACTAGAAATTTGCAAGAAGAAATTTAGTTTCTGCAAATATATAGCCAGAACTAGAAATCGATACATAGAGTAAATTAGagaattagaaagaaaaaaaaaggtcaaagaagaaattagagaaaaagaagaattgcgaagaagagggaggaaagATCACATGTGATCTTAGAATAGTAGAAGGATAGAAGGAAAGTAGGAGATCAGATCTAGAATACCAATCCTGTATGCAAAGCTAAAAAACTCCAAGACTCTAGAAAAAACAAACTTATATTCTTCACTCAAATCATACTTAATTGATGAGGGTTAttacatatatatgtataaacTTTTGAAACTCATTTTTACTCCCACACATTGAATAAAGTAAATAGattcaaaacagaactctatcaagctattaagtatcctaatcttaCTCATATAATTAACTACCGATCCTGTATGCTAACCTTTATGGGTTCATAACTAAgacccattacaatgaaacccaagCAACTAAAAGGCCCATATCTATAACATAAccacccaaagcttatttttaaTCCAATGAAATGCCACCAGAACCTTGTGGGCCTCCCAAGCTTGCATCTAGGTTTCCATATGGGATCAAGGTCTAATGTGACTGCATCAGACGGCGAACAACATAAGCACtcacaatgtttttttttggtaaataaatatattaccgaaccccatGAGGGGGCAGGGAAGAGAGAGCACTCACAATGTTGACCGTAatgaaattttcctttttgaatAGTAACCCAATGGGGATTTTAAGTTCAGAATTGTCCAACTAAATCGAAATTCCATTTCACATCAAGCATGCACTTAATCCATAGGGTGGTTTTATTTAGAGGGTGCTCTCAAACATTTTGATTTGAGGATTGCACGATGTCACGGCCTTAGTCTTTGCTAAGCCAACCATGCCAACACTAAAAACTCCTTATAGCACTAAAGTCAGCCTACCTTACTACCTTGAGGGACTTGGAAAGAGTGCTTGAGTGAACAGGAGAGTTTGTGTGAAAGAATGTTGAATTGAACTAGAGCTTTTGAGTACAAAACTTGATTGCTTAGTTGCTTGGCCAAAGAGgccacccctatttataggcacccAACCCTACAAAGAATGCCTAAGATGCTTACATTTGTCCTCCATCCAATGGCTAGGGATATTTTAGGCCCCTTGGCTACAATGCCCAAGTAAATGGGATTTGTGTCTGGCCCGTGGGCCTATGGTGGTGGGATGTGACAACGTGCTCTCATTTTTTAGCAGGGCACTACTTCTATGAGAAAGATTTGGTCCACAAAATCCAAACTAAATGGGACCAACTAGTACAAGACTTCAGTTGCtatctaaaagaaaaattaccccaccccaaatatatatataagaagaaaaaaagactaTCAGCTCAGGCAAAAATGCATGCAATCAATGATACATAAAAATGTTTCTAAAAGTTACACAGGTACATTCTGAAGATTCAAAAGGGGCTGATTTTGCTAAGGATGAACGGGTTTAGGTTAATCATATATTTCTCATTAATTAATTCCCAACCTCGCCCTTCCATCAAACAAAGCAGCATGAGCAGTAACAGAAGGTAGAAACATAAGAATAGTAGTAACTTACAACTAAAACTCCCTCCAGAAGAGTTGATTTAATCTGGCATACTCCATCACAGCTAGTAATACTAGCTGAACCATTCCCAGCACTCCTTTCAGCGAGAAACCTTTCCAATGCCACATATGATGGGTTGGGAATTGATCTGTAAGGATCTGAAGCATAAAGAACTGTGTACCTTGCCCCAGACTGCTCTACAGAACTGATAAGCCCAGACAGAGCCTCACCTGTACATCAATCCAAAACATAATTGTCATTGTATTTGAGAGTTGAGACATCAAAGCATCCATTAAAAGGCATTTCAATTTAcaataaataatcaaatttagAATACCTTCCGAAGGGATCTGTTCAAGTTTGTTCAAAGAATTGGTGCCACCATGGCAGAACACAATCAAATCTGTTTGCCCCTTTCGCCTGTTTTCCATCCTTGACAGCAAATAATCCTGTTTTATTTAGTTAAAGAGAAATGGGGGTAGCATCAGTTCACCATTATTCCCTCCAAAATACATAATGACCTGTATAAATTTGTCTTGAACTATAATcatcaaaaaggaaaagaatttgTCCTCGAATTACATGGACTGAGTGCAGGTCAGCAAGTTTCTTAAAATCTTCACCCTCGACTGAACATGACTCCAAGAAAGCAATATCACCTAGTCCTTCTTGATGCCCACAAGCTTCTGTGAACCCTGACATTAAAGAACTCTCCATTGACTCCTCTTTGGATGCTGCAACATATGGAAATGCCAGGGAAAAATTGGACCTCATGAACGAGACCTGTTTAAAGCAACGAGTTTATGGCATAGCTAAAGTTTCAGAGCTTTAATGCAAAAACttaaagaagggggggggggggggaacactTGAGTCTAAAAGTTAGAAAGTTAAAATGCTAAAGAACATATTAGAATTACCTCGAGCAAGTCTAAAAGATCTGGATTTGCACGTTTGTTTCTAGAAATATCTGAAGATTGCAACTACAAATGAAGAAAGCACCTCATATTAGTAGCCTGGACATTAACAAGAAAGATACGGATTATGAAGAAAACCATGCACTTGAAATACATAACTTTCCcagtacacacacacacatacacaaaaaaaaaaaaaagggagctACAAAATGTAGATTGATGAGAAAGTGGTCAAGGCATCTATGCAACCTAAGGCATTGAAGGGGGCTTGGATCCAAAGCAACACCAACATGGCAATCAAGGCGCCTAGTTGACTcattgacaactatgctaaTGAGTCAGACAAGACATGGGTCATAGATATCCAAATTCCAGGAAAAGAAGTCCGCCTAGTAACTGAGAATCGATGAAAGGATATACAAAATTATCATTGAGTCACTCAAATACTGTAATAATATAACACATTAAGGTAAAATACATACAACAGGTATACCCCTCAACTCCAGATAAGCATGCCATGCCTAATAATTACAACAACAGTGACGGCAATCCTGGGGTTCAGAAATCTTGTTGGGttcgctatgggcccacccaagtacTAGATAACTCAAATGTAAGAAATATTGGCAGTTCTGTAATTATAATGAAGTTTATAAGAATTGTGGAAGAACTGTAAATAGCTAGAAATTAGTACTGTTTGGTAGTGAAGAAAAGGAGGATTCAAAATGGATTAAGATATAACAACCAGGGGTAAACTtggaagcaaaataaaaataaggataaaAGGAACTAAAATTAGAAGGGAAGGGCAAAAGGGGGAAATAAACTTTACAAGATGATATCTAAAATGGGGAGGTAGATCGTCTTCTACCTCCAGTCAAAAAGGGAGGCGGGGGTCTCTTATGAGGTCAAGTCTCGTCTGATTGAGAAGACTGGGTTCTCCTTAGCCTGTCTTCCTGTCAAGCATTTGGGGCTGCCTTTGATTTTGGCCAGGTTGACAGCTCATCACCGCACTCCTATGTTAGATCTGATTCATAAAAGGCTCCAGCTTTAGAAGagcaagcttctctcttatgctgGTCCTCTAGAATTGAACAGATCAATACTTCAGTACTCTTACATCTATCGATTTGGTATTTTCGGGTTACCTCAGTCCACCATTAAGGCATTGGAGTCCCTAATgtgtgccttcctttggaaaggatcTGAATCTTCCGGATTCCTCCACCCTAGCAGCTGGGCTGCTGTTCATCTCCCCAAAGATGAGGGAGGCCTTGGCTTAAGAAGAATTAAAGAGGTTAATTCTGTTGGTATTCTCAAATTGATCCAGAAAGCTTGTGGCTAAgaagaaaagtatttgggttgattgggtctATTCTAGGCTTCTTCGTAATGATCCTATTTGAACTATTCCTATCACTGATGCTTCCTGGGTTTGGCGGAAAATTCTAAACCTTAGGCCTATTGCTCTTCGAGCCACTTCCTATAAAATAGATGATGGTGCCTCCACCTGCCTGTGGCTTGACCATTGGCAGTCCATGGGTATTCTCCTCCACCCAATCGGTGCAAGAGCTATTTTCAATTCGGGATTCAGTAAGCAGTCATTGGTTGCAAATATCAATCAACATGATGATTGGgcccctctttcttcctctccccGGTTATCCGCTGTCTAGAATGCCTAGACTTCCATTCCCAGAAGGCCTAGCGGTAGGCGAGATATTGTTGTTTGGTCTGCCTCTTCTTCAGGCCATTTCAGTTCCAAGTCAGCTTGGGAACTCATCAGAGCTCGTGGCCCCTTGTCTCTCTAGTGCAAGTTAGTTTGGCTCAAGAGCCACATCCCCCGTCATAGTTCCCCTATTTGGTGGACCCTCTCAAACTGTCTCCCAACACAGtcttttctcattcatcatCAGATTCTAGTCTCCCCGTCCTATTGTCTCTGTTGGAATGCTTTGGAAGATGTAAACTACCTCTTTTTTGCTTGTCCCTTTTCCTCTTTAGTTTGGAAAGGGCTCCTGAGTAAATGCTGGTCAACAAGACAAAGGATCCTTCCATTTGGGAGGGAATGGATCTGGGGGGATATGTCCTTTGCCGGGAAGTCAATCTGTGACATGGTAGGTAAGCTTGCCTTTGCTGTCACTATCAACCATATTTGGTTGGAGCACAACCTCAGAAAATGGTCTTCCAACCCGAGATCTTTCGAGCAAATTTAGAAGTTCATCGCTTTTGAAGTAAGAAGCAAGTTAGCATTGGCCCATTCTCAGTGtgttgattccccaaggaacaggatATTGTTGTCTGGGGCCTACCTCTGTCCTTATTGCAGCCGTCTGTCTCCTCTCCTAGAGGAAtgggtctttttttttgggggtgaataagaaatttattaccaaagaggaaaaggaaattACATGGCCCCAAAaggggagcaacaaaacaaagaatcagAGACCAGGCCCTCAGAGATGAGGCTTCGGAGCAAcaagagagacagaagagagcccccaggagacaacaatgagcctattCCTTGGCGAGTTAATACAAGAAGAAGCAGGAGCTGAGGCTAATTTGGCcttattttcaaaagaaatggaatcccaaatctgttgataacagtgagagttggaggtccatttcctgatattacactccatccaaatatgattaagAGTAGCACAAAAAGCTAGCTTCCCAACAGTGTCACAGATAGAAGAGCTggcaaaagtcatatcaatccaaatccattcacgGGAGAAAGGCAGGATTCTACGATGGGCAGGCCAACATTTGATCAGGATTCCTTTCCAGATTGCTTTTGCAGCAGGAtactcaaagaagagatggtcaGTGTCTTCCACATTGTTCTAGCAGAGACAACAAGAAGGCGAGACCTGAATCTGGCGGTGGCGAAGGAAGGTCtgggttggaacttggaaggcagttggaaaaaaaaatcctttaagCAGTGAAGCAATGCcgagggatgtgatgcttgaaccaaagaagctttctTCAAGGAACCAACTGACCCTTCAGACGAATaacatcccaagaagattttgAGGAGAAAGAGCTGGAGCTGCTTGCTTTCCAAAAAACACAATCGCCTCTACTCATAAGCCTTCTGGAAATGGAGGGAAGATCGTTCCAAATGAGAATAAGATCCGAAGAGGCAGTGGGGGGAGGAGACCAGCCAGCTGGGCCTAAGATATCAGCAACCAAGGAGAGCCTATGGAGGCCGGAAGCATAAATGATACGAGGAGTTACCATGTTGATGAGAAGCCCCTTAGGGAGCCAGTGGTCAAGCCAAAGATAAGAAGAGAGACCATCCCTAATCTGAGTTTGGATTTTGTGGAGAACCAAATGGCGGGAGTCCAAGATCTTGCGCCAAACCTAAGAAGAATCAGAGGTAGCAGAAGCCGACCAGATGGAGTCCTGACGAAGAAGGCCCAAGTAAATCCAATCGACCCAGATGCTCTTCTGTTTAGAGACAATCTTCCAGATGAGCTTGATGATCCCAACGgagttcacttctttgattcttctaatgcccAAACCTCCTTCCTTCTTAGGAAGGCACACGGCTGCCTAGCTAAGAGGATGAAGGAATCTAGAAGGCTCCTTacccttccaaagaaaggaggTGAATAGAGATTCCAAGGACTTGATTGTAGCTTGGGGGAGACCATAAATGCCGgaccaatagatataagaagATTCCAGTACTGATCGAATAAGAACCAACCTGCCTACATAGGAgaggagcttgcctttccataacTGGAGCCTCTTACGGATGAGATCAAGCATCGGGCTGCAGTGGGGAGCCGTAAGCCTAGCAGGAATAAGGGGGAGACCCAAGTACTTGACAGGCAGATGGCCCTCTTGGAAGCTAGATCTCTCAATGAAAGCCACTTTGTCAGAATCTGA includes these proteins:
- the LOC122642445 gene encoding uncharacterized protein LOC122642445 — protein: MMKAVVVASLAFLLLANRIAFASTSLSTVPAFLWSPYQSLYNEMKEAVNYQTISSKDLAKSVLSQGGWSDLLCSAENSQQSVDVALVFVGRELQSSDISRNKRANPDLLDLLEVSFMRSNFSLAFPYVAASKEESMESSLMSGFTEACGHQEGLGDIAFLESCSVEGEDFKKLADLHSVHDYLLSRMENRRKGQTDLIVFCHGGTNSLNKLEQIPSEGEALSGLISSVEQSGARYTVLYASDPYRSIPNPSYVALERFLAERSAGNGSASITSCDGVCQIKSTLLEGVLVGIVLLIILISGLCCMMGIDTPTRFETPPDS